TGGAATGGCCATATTCTTCATCAGAAGTATGAAGTTCctggggggggagaggcaTATTTATATCTGTCTATGTGTCCTTGTTGCACGAAGGCACATGCCGCTGGATACAACCACCTTGGCGAAGGAGGCCATTTTCTAAAGTTCTTCAATTGTGAAAGAGTccaaaattaataaaaaaaaaaaaaaaaagcagctagccaaaatgaaagaattaAACAAATGAGATGTTGAGAAAGTAGGCTGCTTGTAATTAGGACGAAGTGaagggaacaaaaaaaaaaaaaaaaaaaaaaaaaaaaaaaaaaaaaaaaaacagctagccaaaatgaaagagTTAAACAAATAGACGACCAAATATGGAAAACCGAAtggagaacaaaaatgagtCGTCCCTCACGCGACGCACAATAAGGTAGGGGTACGTGGGGGGTACATGACTGCTAGGAGTGgaaacaaaacaaatgggggaataagaaaaaaaaaaaaaaaaaaaaaaaaaaaacacacacacacacacaacgCTCCTAAAAGGTGGGCTACTCCACTTGGGGCTTGATCCACGGGTGATTGAGCGCTGCAGGGAAAGAAAGGTGTGATTTTAGTTCATCCGAATTGTCGAATTAGTTACACAGACGGTTGTCTATTTAACTGTCCGGGCCGCCAATTTGCACGCCTCCGATTGACTAACCTTGAAATGCCGTgagtcttttcttttcatttctctccaacagcttttttaaaaaatccacAGCCttaaaatggggaaaaaaaaaaaaaaaaaaaaataatagaacgctgtgtgtgcatgtttttttttattattttatttttcgtggCCCTCTCTCTCTCTCCATGCCAACCTCAAcggaaagggaggaaaattcTTTGCTCTTCcagtttatatttttgttgagTATTTCGTCCTGCGAATGTTTGAAAAGGAGAGACATGCACATTACAtggaggggggggtgaaacaATGCTGATATGCGTCTTAACGTCAACGCCTCGTCGTCACTACTTTTTGCCCGttcgtttatttttcgcTTAACTAGCTGGGCAATCATTTGttttctctcccccttgGTTACCACAACTTTGGGAGTGTTCTTCCCCTCAAATGGGTATTTTCCAGTCAGCATGAAGAACACCATAACTCCCAGGGCCCAAATGTCCGACGACATCGTGTACTTCTTTCTGTAGGaggtgtgtgtatatgttcGTGTGTGAAGGTGGTTTGGCACTGCACGAGGTTATCTCTTTGTGTGCTCTTATTTCTACTAAAAAATTGTGCTATATTCGACTTCATTTATTcgttcatttattatttatttatttatttatttatttatttattattattttttattttttttttttttttttcctcctttcacCTGATCAGTTCAGGCGAAATGTAGTGGGGGGAGCCGCACAGTTCGGTCAGGTATTCGCAGTTCACCTGtggaaaggggggaggaaataaatttgCAGAGTAAGAGGGGCTTCTCAGGCGCGCATGCTAATAGTAGGGAACGCGCTGTCCACAAGTGCAAATCATCCACTCGTACAACTGGTGGTTTGCCCCTCACCTTCTTGGCCATTCCGAAGTCTATTAACTTGATGCTTTTcgtgtttttatttttaaagaggAAATTCTCTGCCTgcggggggggaaatggaaaatccTCCGTTGGGGTAACTCCTCCGTTGGGGTAACTCCTCCGTTGGGGTAACTCCTCCGTTGGGGTAACTCCTCCGTTGGGGTAACTTCTGCATGTGGGGTGTGTGTGTCCCCTCTGGCTTTACCTTAATGTCCCGGTGAATAATATTCCTGGAATGCAAATACTCCAGTGCACAACAAATCTGAGGTGGAGATGAAGTGGATAGTAAGTCAGagagaattttttcaaagaaaaaaaaaaaaaaaaaaaaaaaaaaaaaaaaaaaaagcctcACACTGGCAACTCAATTAACAAAGACCCACCTGACGTACAATCTGGATGGACTCACTCTCCAGTAGACACTTATTTTTAATCACTGTATAAAACAACTCGCCGCCCTCACACTTCTCCAAAATAATGTAGAACTTGTGCTTGTCCTCAAAGAAATCCTTGAACTTGATAATGTTTTCGTGGCTCATTACGGAgagatattttatttcattttttaccattttttcaaaatttaaattttttgtgtgttttcttttttttttgataatcTTCACGGCATACACTTCCTTCGTCTGTCTGTTGATGCATTCTCGCACGACTCTGTGGAGGTGTAATTTCAGAGCGCATGGGGGGTTGCCACTCAAGGGGAAACAAGTAACCACTCAAATGCAAACGAGTAACCACTCAAGGGGAAACAGGTAACCACTCAAGTGGAAACAGGTAACCATTCACATACAAACGAGTAACCACTCAAGGGGAAACTGGTAACCACTCAAATGCAAACCAGTAACAACTCATAGATAGACGCATGTAAACTCTCACCCGAAGGATCCGCAGCCCAACACCTTCCCAAATTTGTACTcgctcttcttcttcttttctacatTACTGTAATGCCCAATTAGTTTATTTATTGCATTCcccattttccttcatgCCCCAAGCGAGTGCTAGCTTTAACACAGGAAGGACCAAAAGGGGAGGGCAACAAAGTGGAGGGATgtggaaaacaaaacaaccAATGACATGCGTGTAAGTTTGTATACACTGTGAAaatcattttgtaaaaatagaaTTGCGTTTCTGTCCATTGCAGCAAAACTTCTCCTTGTCCTCAATACGAATTCGAATGTGTCGACGTTATggaaaactgaaaaaaaaaaaaaaaattcactatCCTTGCGAACACATGGTTGGCATGGAGGCCACTTTGCCGATTCGTTCTTGGCCAGCGCAGCAGTGCGcctaaaaaaaggaaggtggaaaaatcgagcggaaaaaaaaaaaaaaaaaaaaaaaaaaaacgcctcTCGGCGAATCCACAGTCTGCGAAATTGCTCCGTGCAAACTTTGTCACATAGGGCTCGCCGGAAAAAGACGCATATACACAACAAAGGACacacaagggggggggggcgatAGCAAATAactttttcgtaaaaaaaaaaaaaattaacttgtGGACAAACAGACAAAGGAGTGACACCTACACGCATGCGTAGACGAGCATGTTCACGCGCATATAAGTGTAGTTTTTGCGTACGTAGGCTTTCTACTCtcttacacttttttttttatatcacattcgaaaaaaaaaaaaaaaaaaaaaaaaaaaaaaaaaaaaaaaaaaaataactcaAGATAGCTGCGCTTCGATGACGTGGGATACCATTGGGATGGCATTCAAAGACGTAACAAAACGAGCATAGTTCTCTTTTCCGTTCCGACTGatagttgttttttttttttttttttttttttttttttttttttttttcttcctttgttcaCATGCCTATCGTATAGCCACTGTGCCCTTCCCCCTTATTTGTATTGCATGCGCGTTTGGCTACGTACACTCGTGGTATGTCCTTATCGCCGCAAAGTTCCTGTGCTAACAGGGGGGGGGCCTGAACAAATTCACCCATGTCAAGCTAAACTGAG
This DNA window, taken from Plasmodium knowlesi strain H genome assembly, chromosome: 13, encodes the following:
- a CDS encoding calcium-dependent protein kinase, putative, which codes for MGNAINKLIGHYSNVEKKKKSEYKFGKVLGCGSFGVVRECINRQTKEVYAVKIIKKKRKHTKNLNFEKMVKNEIKYLSVMSHENIIKFKDFFEDKHKFYIILEKCEGGELFYTVIKNKCLLESESIQIVRQICCALEYLHSRNIIHRDIKAENFLFKNKNTKSIKLIDFGMAKKVNCEYLTELCGSPHYISPELIRKKYTMSSDIWALGVMVFFMLTGKYPFEGKNTPKVVDEILNKNINWKSKEFSSLSVEAVDFLKKLLERNEKKRLTAFQALNHPWIKPQVE